The Solanum lycopersicum chromosome 6, SLM_r2.1 genome has a window encoding:
- the HSP17-6 gene encoding heat shock protein HSP 17-6: MSLIPRIFGDRRSSSMFDPFSIDVFDPFRELGFPGTNSGESSAFANTRIDWKETPEAHVFKADLPGLKKEEVKVEVEEDRVLQISGERNVEKEDKNDKWHRVERSSGKFMRRFRLPENAKMDQVKASMENGVLTVTVPKEEVKKPEVKSIEISG; encoded by the coding sequence ATGTCTCTGATCCCAAGAATTTTCGGCGATCGACGAAGCAGCAGCATGTTCGATCCATTTTCAATTGACGTATTTGATCCATTCAGGGAATTAGGCTTCCCAGGTACCAATTCAGGGGAGAGCTCTGCATTTGCCAACACACGAATAGACTGGAAGGAAACTCCAGAAGCTCATGTGTTCAAGGCTGATCTTCCAGGGCTTAAGAAGGAGGAAGTCAAAGTGGAAGTCGAGGAGGATAGGGTTCTTCAGATCAGCGGAGAGAGGAACGTGGAGAAGGAAGATAAGAATGACAAGTGGCATCGCGTGGAGCGAAGCAGCGGGAAATTCATGAGGAGATTTAGACTTCCGGAGAATGCAAAGATGGATCAAGTTAAGGCTTCAATGGAGAACGGAGTGCTTACTGTTACTGTTCCAAAAGAAGAGGTGAAGAAGCCTGAGGTCAAGTCCATTGAGATTTCTGGTTAA